The genome window CCTCCCCTCCAACCAATTTGGGCCCCGGCCCTTCTCAGCCCATGGGCCCAGTCTGCATTTGTGCCAGCCCGCTTTCACCCGACCTCCCTTGTAGCTTCTGGCtcaggcggcggcggggggggggggggttgcctcaagCTTGCTGCACAGCCCAAGGCCAAGGGGCTCCTGCGGCTCATGTTGTAGCCACACGACCATGTGCCGCCTGCTGCTGAGGCCCCTGCAGCTGGGTTGTTCGTCGGTGTGAAGCCAGACACAGCTGTGGGCCTCCTGTGGCCTCTGCCTGTCCAGCTCGCCGACTGTCTCCCCAGCACTGTCTCCAGCATCGAGTAGGTTGGAAGCAGCCATGGGAGCCACCAGGCCACGCACCTCCTGAACCCAGCCATACCCCGATCGCCATGCCTGCGGGCTCAGCCtcagctactcaggtggaggagtggggaatcaaacccggttctccaggttagaatccacctgctgttaaccactataccacgctggctctcaagagaggGGAAGAAGCATGTTCACAATGCAGTCCAAAACTGAGTTACTCCACTGACGTCAATGGGCTTAGACCGGAGTaattctgttctggattgcactgtttgtccgatttcatcagatctcagaagctaagaagggtcagtacttggaagggcaACCACCAAGGTaaactcttcagaggaaggctctggccagccacctctggttctcacTTGATTCGAAAGCCCCTCGCTGAGGTTGCCgcaagtcagccgtgacttgacagcacacacacacaaatggaaaTAAACCGAGCCATACGTAtgtctgtatttatttaaaatacttacaTCTTGCCTTATCTCCTTGCATTCAAGCAGTCCCAGATTAAACAACTCATTTACACAATGAGTAGAAATGTGTGCTGGCCTTTTCAAATACATATCCCTTCAGGGACTCTGTTGAAATGTAGATAGAACTGGAATCATAATACAACAGGCCATAGTTCCAAGCAAAATTCAGAATTTGCACCAATTCTAAGGATAACATATTGCTCGGATATTCTCTGGTGATGGAAAATGGGATAAGCACCCTCTTGGTAAAAATGTAGTATAAATGGATAGAAAATACATTAGGGAGACAGAATTAGCCCATGCACATCTCTCCTCAGTAGGACATCGGTTTGTTGATTATCCAGAGGACTATTCCATAATGATGACAGTGGGGAGGCGCCACAGAAGGTTCCAAATTCAATCCTTGGAATCTCTAGTAACGATTAAGTCataggtgatgtggaagatctcagcctgagatcctggaaGGCTGCTTCCAGTCTGGGATAGGCAATGCTGATTGGGATGGTCCAAAGATCTGATAAATCAGATCCATGTGTGTTTCTTTTAATTGTATGGGTGAATAGCTCAGCAGGGGTACTAAGCAATGAACGCTGGGGTGGATCCAGCCATCCTCCAAAGAGCATTCCTCCAACGAAAGAGCCACTTAACTTGGTGGAAAGATTTTCATGCTGGAAGAAGGCTTCCAACTTTGCCCAGAGAAATGGGAGGATATGGGTAGGTTCAATCCCATTAAATGTATACTCTGAAAATACAAAGTAAAATAAACTGGTTACAATTTtagctgttcccccctcccctggcaacaAAACTCATGAGAAATCAAACAGCTGCTCAGGTGAAGTTAGGACTGTTCTCCAGTTGAAGCCccttccacactccaaacactTACAAAGTTTTGGCCCTGAGTGGATTCTTTGATGAGAACTAAAGGTTGTGCATCTATGGAAACACTTTCCCCAGTGTCACTGTTTACTCTGTATCCTCTTGTATGCATGCAATTGTGAGTAATAAGACTTGTGCTCCACCGatagctctttccacactcagaacACTTGTATGGTTTCTcgcctgtgtggattctctgatgatTGGTAAGTGTGGTACGCTGACTGAAGCTCATTCCACACTCCAGACATGTGtggggtttctcccctgtgtggattctttgatgtttAATAAGGTGTGTGTTCCAtaggaagctctttccacactccaggcatttatatggtttcactCCTGTGTGCAACCTCTGGTGCTCATTAAGGCTTGATTTGGCACAGAAACACTTGCCGCACTCTGAACACTGATacggtttttctcctgtgtgaattctttggtgtGAATTCAGAGTTGTGCTCCggctgaagctcttcccacactccaggcatttaaaaggtttctctcctgtgtgaattctttgatgagaaTTAAGAGTCGTGCTGCGGTTGAAGTTCTTTCCGCACTGTTggcatttaaatggtttctctcctgtgtggattatTTGATGCAAAGAAAGGCCTGTTCTGTGACTGaaactcttcccacactctgagcattgatATGGCTTCTCACCTGTGTGGAGTCGCTGGTGTGAAGTGAGAGATGTGCTCACCTTAAAGCTCTTCCCGCACTCGAAGCAGTGATAAGGTTTCTCGCCAGAGTGAACTTTTTGATGCGAAATAAGGTTTCCATGGtggctgaagcttttcccacattccaagcatttatatggtttcacACCCGTGTGAATTTTTTGGTGTGAACTTAGGGATGCACTCATctggaagctctttccacattcatCACATTTATATGGGcactctcctgtgtgaattctctgatgtgataGAAGGTTTCCATTGTCactaaagctctttccacactcccagCATGTATAGGGCCTCTCCCCTGTGTGGACACTTTGATGCCTAATAAGGTGTGTGCTCCacctgaagctcttcccacactccaagcatttatatgtaTTTTCTCCTGTGTGCAACTTGTGGTGACCATTGAGACTTGACTTAGCTGCAAAGGACCTGCCACAGAAGGAACACTTGTAAGGCTTcgctcctgtgtggattctttcatGGCAAGTAAGGTCCGCACTACGTCTAAAGCTCCTTCCACAATCCAGGCAAGTGTATGGTTTCTCACCTGTATGAATTCTCTGATGTCTGACTAAGTTGGATGTTTGACGAAAGGTTTCTCCACACTCGGAGCATGCATACTGTCTCTCCCCTGTATGGATTCTCTGATGTCTCTTAAGGTTTGATTCTTTACTGAAAATCTTTGAACATATGGGGCAattattctttctcttttcttgctgatTTTCTTGTTGTGATGAAGTTTCAGCGGCATGCCTACTCCCGGAGTTGTTGGATTCACAGATTTGATTGTGTGCTCCAGGCACCCTTGATCCTCCTCGGTTCCCAGAATTCTCTTCTGCTTCAAGTTCCACATTTTTTACCACCAATTTTCCCAAAGCTTCACTCTCACTGTCTCTTTGATGGCCATAAACTCCTGGAATATAAAAAGAGGTAAACAGAAGTTTTAATGAATATTGATCATAGGGAAGTATGAAATATAAATTTATATTCTTTGTATGAGTGCCAacatgcaaatgggaaaaataaacaacTGGCCGTACAcatgctttctccattgtggctccTACCTTATAGAACGGCCTGCTCAAGGAGGTAAGGaaagctagtgtgtgtgtgtgtactgctaGGTCAGATCACTGGTACACCTCTTGTCCaacatctcacacagtggccagccagttcttctggaggtccaccaacagggcatagagatgGAAGTCTTCCCCTGATGTCGCCTCCTGGCATGAGTAGTCAGGGGTTTCCTGCTTTTacttcccttcagtcaccatggctagtagccactgaaggATTAATGCTCCATGAATGCATCCAATCTACATCCTCCAACAGCAAGTGCCACATTTAATCACTCGCTGTGTAAAAAAAAGTAGTTCCTTTTGTCCatcttgaatctactgcccatcagtttcATGAGCTGCCCTTGAGTTAcaatattttgggagagggggacAACTCTCtccacctcatgcataattttataaacttctatcatgtctccccttagtcatctcttttctaaagtCCCAGGCTCTTTAGCCTGTCCTctcagggaaggtgctccaactcttcAGTCTCTTGGTTGACTTCTGTGTTTTGTCCAGATCTCCAAGGTCCTTTTTGAGGtaaggtgaccagaactgtatgcagttttccaaatgaggccacaccatagatctatacaggggcTTTATAATATCAGCCTTTTATTTTCAATCCCATTCCTAATAATTGCCTTTTTCACCATTAAGTCGACATTTTCATTGAGATATCTATGATGACCCCAAGATCTTTTCCCGTCTCAGTCTTGCCAAATTCATACCCCAATAAACTAATCTTGAAATCTTTGACCCAAAAGTATAGAAGATTACTGGGGTGGGGACATGACAGAGATTTATTATACATGGGGTGCAAAACATGGATAccttttttctctcacacacaaaataaattacAACTGACATGTAACCAGTGAAGGTGATGTACAGTGggttaaactgtggaattcactgacaGTGGTTGCAAttatggccacaagcatagatgaCTTTAAGGGTCACTGATAGCTACTAGTGAAGGGGTCTTTTGCATACCACTAAGTGTAAACAAACATGTGTAGGCTTTGAGACTTTTAATCAGTGACGCTTAAAATGTTTTGATAATAGGCTCATACTGTGAACATTCACAGATCATAATCCTGATTTTTATTATGGGCTCCTTTATAGTGAAACTCTACACTATAAATAGCGAGTGGTATTTTCACTAGaaggttttattttctttctgcatTGATTAAATTAATCAGGCCAGGGACTTGAGGCGGGCAGTCAATGTTGTTCATGCTCAGAACTTCCTTAGTTGCTTCAACCCCTTCCTTGGTCTTAAACTCTTGATAGAAAAACAGCCTTTGCTTCTCGCTAGCAGAAACAGAccggaagttttttttttaaatggtgctaTGTCTCCTCTGAACAATGGCTTCATGCTGTCCGCAGTCCAGCAGAATAATTATTATCAATTAGTTTTCAGGGAATTGTGATGGCAGAAGGCAAAGTGTATGCAGCACTAGCGCATATTCCTTCCTACTCATTCTAGGGTTTTGAGAGGGCGAAAACACTCTCTCTACCCTGTGTATAGTTTTATAAGCCTCTAACATCACCCCTCTTAGTTGTCCCTTCTTTAAACTGAACAGTCCCGgactcttcagcttttcctcagtCAGCTTGTCCTTCAATCTACACTTCGCATACATAAATACTGTAATATTTGGATCCACCACTGGAGGTCtcagtttctctctttttaaaaaaatgtgaatttgAGCATGATCATGTCAGTTTCACCCCATCAAATATCCCGGTCCTTGCCACAATTTTATGGCTTTTCTCAAGTCAACATGTCTTCTTTGCACTTATTTTTTGCACTGTTTGCACTTCTGcctatccccacaacaggtggggctgagagagttcggagagaactgtgacagggccaaagtcacccaccaatcttcatgtggaagagcaggaaaaaaaatccagtccaccagattagagcccactattcatgtggaagagtggggaatcaaacctggttctccagattagagtccacagcttttaaccactacaccacgcctgATGTGTTCTACAGGCAGAAAAGTTTAGTAATGTGGACCTTTTTAATTAGAGAAAAGATGACCAAGGAATGTATAACATTATGCAAAAAGTGGAGAGATTGGATATGGAGAACAGCTTGTGATGGTGTGCGGTAGATTCCAGGCAAACAAAAGAAAGTACATCTTTAAACAAGTCCATAATATAGCAAATTAGGCAAGAATTCCTTCCTTTGTAGAGTCTGAATTCTGGCAGGGTTGGAAGAAAAGGCCACAGGATGGTAAACAGCAGTTGCTGCTACAGTCATGCAATTTCttgccaggaatttttttttttttttgcatttcactgATCAGTAAAGAATTCCAGGTTTTGGGATCTTgttttcatccttgcccacctcatagagttgttggtatgaggcagagggccatgcaATTCTGGCtccttagagaaaagtgggggcaGGGAATAAAGTCTAATtaacttttctcccttcccctcctctgacAAGCTTAGGGAGGAGTCTCCCTTTCACAATCTGTCTTCCCaagaaccctgcaaggtaggttatgctgaaacAAAGAGTACTGACCCAAGGTTCTCTGAAAGCTTCAGGtcggagtggggatttgaatccccaGAGATTCTGggccctagtccagcactctaactagTTCACACTGGAGGGACAGATAGCATCCATtaagcaaaggaaaaagaaagcctTACCCGAAATGTCAACATTCCCATCACTCTCTGCCATGGATTTGCTGTTCTGATCCGGGGGACTCTTCTTTgactccccccccactcctcaaAAAACTCTGGAGCTGAAAGGAGAAGCAAGAAAATTCCTCAATTGCAGACTTTCTCCTTCTCAAGAAGGAGAGGAAAATTTACGGAGCCACAGGGCGCTTCCTCTTCCACCATGTGCCAGTGCACCAGAGGGTAATTGGCtgttgactcacaaaagctcatacctccccccaccccaaatcttcttggtctctaatgTGCTCCTGGACTCCGATGCagctgttctattgcagatcaacatggtattgttttttacatttttattagatGCAAAATCAGTATAATCTATGCAGCCGAGAGGGGCTTTCATTGGCCCACCAATCAAtttgggtgttgtgagtttttttCCAATGCTATGTGAGCTGTTGGCCTCTATGGTTTTGTAGCAGCTCATGTTTtggcccgcatctatggctggcatcttcagaggcaagtcacagtaagatgtgttttacctctgaagatgtcagccatagatgcaggcaaaacatttagAGTAAAACTatcggaccacagccacacagccctcaaaaactcacaacagtcagtATAATCTGCTTTCAGTGCGTGGATAGAAACAGAAGGATGCAAATGTTTAGATGAATAGTGCTGCTTTCAAAGATTTGGTGTTATTTTATGGACTTTGCATTTCCAGGACATCCTTTCCTCAAGAAGGATCAGGTTGAAGAAAACAAGGTTTTTCCAATTTGGCCCTCACAATAAAGAAGGCAGGTTTGGATTTGTTCTCTTtcccaatgcatttttaaaaagaattcctctcttcttccctgcATTTGGACTTCCTCTcagtggcatccattttgtgattgtgcccattaccctgtgccagaatttcaaaggtgtccacaggctgtGAAAGGTCGGGAATCCCTGGACTAGAAATTGGAGCTTCAGGCAACccaaagagaaaggaggagacaTGACATTTATCTTGGGACCTTCACAACAGTGAAGGCTCAAGGAATTCTTACCTAGGGAGGTGTCTGGTGTTGGATCCTCCTGTTTGATGGTCCTGAACTATGGATTCTGGCAGGTCTTTGATGGATCCTTTTCTGACTTTGCAAACATCTCCATGAACCGTTCACATACCTGTAACAGTAGCCACTATCCCATGTAGGGAACAAAGGGAAGAGTCAGAGGAATAAAGGGAAGGATTCTGCCTCTCCACCCTCTGCTGCTATCACTGGGGCTAGAACCTGATTCCCCCCACATCCTggatatactctgtctcacaaaaatatgttaatagattgtgtattcctccatgctggaccttctttgttgtagaatgttctgcctgggtcctagtgcctacctagccctgctttcccatccatccatttgaaagtttgataaTAGTCATAGTGATCTGTAAATGCTCTCATGTCAGCACGTAAAactgaatgataattctcatattcaatgtattgtcgaaggctttcacggccggaatcactggggtgctgtgtggtttccgggctgtatggccgtgttctagcagcattctctcctgacgtttcaccagtggctggcatcttcaaaggtcatacagcctggaaaccacacagcaccccaattctcatattcgtttgggactatattctaatgtggaagcatgccattttctcaaccactgcaactcaactgaccgtactaacaactttatctgagacagagtattgTGACCCAGAAGGGGCAGAAAGACAGCTAAATACCACATCCAGTCACTGAACCTATCAAAGAGGCTGCCTAGAAATGGAGAGAAAATCACATTTGCATGGGCATTTGGCACAGATAAGACTGGTTGGCACAGAATGACAGAAGGAAGGAATAAGCATTTGGGAAATTCAcgtacaaaccccccccccccaatactacAGTTGTGAATGATTGCTGAGCTCCAGAGATGAATTTGCTACTTCCTCTGCATCTCGCTGTGAAACCCACTCCCCAGATTCTAGGGGTGCAGCACAATTCTCTTGTGGGAAGATGTACATCCAGCCCCAAACCTGGGCCACAGGGTGTTACCTTCATGCTATATGGaaaagttgtggggagaggggctgGGCATGCATCCCCAGACCCCAATTCACCCCTCTCAAATCAGGATCTAACCTGAATGGCTCAGACTGCTCTAATCTAATAAGAACTTAGCTGCTAAGCCAGATCAGCCCAGGTTAATACTAGGATGGGAGTCCACTGCAGAGGTTCGGGGGTCACTACGCAGGCCTcgcctatggggtcgccataagtggcctgtgatttgatggcactttctatcaTCCAATTCAGGATAGTTTGGATGGGCAGGCACTCCAATACCTCTGGTGAGGTGAGTTCCCATTCACGAAATCTTCCGCTGggataaattttgttagtcttgtcAGTGGATGCTGCTATTCATGAGGGTCAAATTTTCCTCCAATCCTAGTTTATCATACACACAGTCTTAGTATCATAATTAGATTTAATCCTATtgtccttagagaccaacaagaacaAGAGCTTGGATTTTCTCAACcgcaattttctcaactgcttttctcaaccgcgacgagtctcaaagtggctcacaaactccctttcccttcctatcttcacaataaacaccttttgtgaggtaggtgggtctgagagagttctgagagaactgtgacttgcccagggtcacccagcaggttccatgtgtatgagtggggaaagaaaccaagttcaccagataagagtccgctgctcatgtggaggagtggggaatcaaacccggctctccagtttaaagtcttcctgctcttagccaccactcCAGCAAGAAACATCAGCCTTTTTTTGAGAAACTGCAGTCaaaattttgatttgatttatttgatttataggctgccttgcCCCTTATGGGGTCAGGTTGGCTTACAACAGTTAATGGGATAAAACCATTAAATTATCTATAAAACCACAGGATAATCCAGAACAATGAAACAGGAGATCAACATCTCATTTGCCATAAtattaaccgggggggggggggggggaaagctatcAAAATTAACTATAGTCCCCCATAACATACCATTCATACAATAATTTAATAGGgatagaaaatgaaaaaagaaaggggaaggggaggccaggTATTTAGACCCTGTTGTCGCCCTCAGCCATAGAACTGGCAGAAACTGTACCAAATCttacagggccctggtctcacttgacagagcttTGCAAGAGGCTGGGGCCacagctgaaaaggctctggtccTGCTCAACTGGACAGCTTTTGGGTCAGGAACCATCCATAAGTTATCACTGAATGTAAGGCTCTTTGGGGAACGTACTGGGAGCAGTGGTCCCACAGATTCAAAGGCCCCAGAGCATTTAGAGCTTTGATGGTTAGCACCAAAATTTTAAACTCAATTCAGTACTCCGCCTGGAGCCAATGTCAACCTGAGGCCTATTACCAATGTcaaactctgcctttcttctcaaTGGAGATCCAGAGTGGTTTACATTGTTCTATTCTCTGCTTTCTTCTCACTCCCTGgcaggtaggttaggttgaaatgTCCAAGGTCACATAACACatagagtcaggattcaaacctgggtctctcagatcctcgtCTGGCCCTTTAACCGCTCtgctacactggctctcagcaaaGCCAGCGTCTCAGCATATATCCTAAATCCAAATTCAGGGATGCTAAGGATTGCATGCATTTCTcagaggttttattttttttaatctcctggCAGTTGTGAGTTTGCTGGgctatctttttcttttgttgcctTAAACCAATACTCAACTGTTCCCAGCATTTTGTGCTTTCTATGAGGAAATCAGCATGCTCTGAGAACTGTAGGTCATGGGAAGGGGAAATCTAGAAAGCCAAAGTTTAAGTTTCAGATTAGGACCTGGACAACCCAGGTTTGAACtatggaagcttgatgggtgatcttgggctagccgcACACTtccagcctgacctacctcacagggctgttgtgaggataaaacagtgCAGAGCAAGAAGGATGACCACCAGTTGGGGTCCCCACTAGGGAataaaacagggtataaatgaagtaaacaaacacaAAGAAGCTTCCCCCTGTTAAGTGGGGATTCCCTCTCCAAAGGGTGCATAGACTCTGAGTAGCCCCACTTCACTGGTAGCCACAGGGTCACTGAGCCACAGCGTCACCGAGCATGATCCTGTCGCCTGCTCACCGGGGTTCCTTGGATctatcacaggggtagggaacctgcggctctccagatgttcaggaactacaattcccatcagcccctaccagcatggccaattggccatgctgatagaggctgatgggaattgtagttcctgaacatctggagagccgcaggttccctacccctgatctatcagGATGGATCCCTCTCACCTTTCCGGGTCTAGTCCTCTGCATGACTCGGGAGGAATCCTTCTGCCAGGGCCCCCGCCTGGGAACTGGGCTCTACTGTTGCTTTCGCCTGCATTTCCAAGACAGAAGGGCAGAGCCGCAGAGATGGCTTCAGGACCACAGGATTTAGGATCTGGCCGCTGCATGGCAACAACCCCCCGTTGCAAAATCCTATTTGAAGAAACGTTTGCCCGTTTAAGAGGTAAACCCGGCGAAAGGGAGGGGGCAAAGTGTCAGACGCCTCCCCCAGAGTGGGGCGGAGCAGGAAGCGGATCCACCAGATCCCCTCTTTgaatgcctctctaggaattcgTTTCCTTTAGGTACCATTTGTGCTGGTCAAATGTGCTGACCCACGATTCCTAAAGAGGACGTTGCTTGGAAGGGGCGCGGTGGAAGCGGcgaccttcctttcccctttactcTGCAAAGGAGGGGGCGTTTGCTTTGCAAATTGCTTTGGAGAAAAAATgatgctcattccgcacagcatatttagaaCGAGTTGCAGTCTTTATAAACGAAAtcgtttccccctttttattaatggaaaacgaattcattgATAACGATTGCAATTAGTTATAAATATGCTCTGCGGAATCCATTTGAGAGGTGCAGAAATAacttgggctgattctgcatgggccaaaaacagcagtgtgaaaacggtgtgaaaacagtataaacccttttacaccgttttaaacccttttggcTTGCGCttgtttcacactgctgtttttttggCCCATCTTGAGAATCCAGCACTTTGGAAATGAGTCGGTGGTTGCAAAGGAACTGGTCTCTGGGAGACTTGAGAAGGGATCTCTCTTGGTTTATTCTGATGCGCAACTAGATAatagaaaaacatatttttaaagaaaataattataattCTAAACATTCGTTTTATAACAGCTACATTTTACCTATTTCTAATTTTCTTCTAATCTTATAACAATGTATTTTCAATAAGGAAAAATAAAGAGAATCGGGAATATTCAGAGAGAAGAAAATAATCAAAGTAAAAAAAGAATtattaacattttcttttcaataacAGTTAACAttttcagaggctcattccgcacatgcagaataatgcactttcaaactgctttcagtgctctttgaagctgtgcggaacagcaaaatccacttgcaaacagttgtgaaagtggtttgaaaacgcattattttgcgtgtgcagaaggggccagagaaaaaATAAAGTTATTATTTCTTATATAGTGCCACCACTATTATTTACTGGATATGtaatgctgctgctgtgttttatagaGTTTAAGTtatgaattttgtttgtttgtttgtttgtttgtttatttgtttattgtgtattattgtcttattgttttgttgtacactgccca of Sphaerodactylus townsendi isolate TG3544 linkage group LG03, MPM_Stown_v2.3, whole genome shotgun sequence contains these proteins:
- the LOC125428701 gene encoding zinc finger protein 883-like isoform X1, which produces MAESDGNVDISGVYGHQRDSESEALGKLVVKNVELEAEENSGNRGGSRVPGAHNQICESNNSGSRHAAETSSQQENQQEKRKNNCPICSKIFSKESNLKRHQRIHTGERQYACSECGETFRQTSNLVRHQRIHTGEKPYTCLDCGRSFRRSADLTCHERIHTGAKPYKCSFCGRSFAAKSSLNGHHKLHTGENTYKCLECGKSFRWSTHLIRHQSVHTGERPYTCWECGKSFSDNGNLLSHQRIHTGECPYKCDECGKSFQMSASLSSHQKIHTGVKPYKCLECGKSFSHHGNLISHQKVHSGEKPYHCFECGKSFKVSTSLTSHQRLHTGEKPYQCSECGKSFSHRTGLSLHQIIHTGEKPFKCQQCGKNFNRSTTLNSHQRIHTGEKPFKCLECGKSFSRSTTLNSHQRIHTGEKPYQCSECGKCFCAKSSLNEHQRLHTGVKPYKCLECGKSFLWNTHLIKHQRIHTGEKPHTCLECGMSFSQRTTLTNHQRIHTGEKPYKCSECGKSYRWSTSLITHNCMHTRGYRVNSDTGESVSIDAQPLVLIKESTQGQNFVSVWSVEGASTGEQS
- the LOC125428701 gene encoding zinc finger protein 850-like isoform X3 translates to MQSTNLILHQRIHTGEKPYKCLECGKNFCMKSSLTMHQRIHTGEKRYKCLECGKKFMQSTNLILHQTIHTGEQPYNCLECGKSFSKKSNLTVHQRIHTVEKPFKCLECGKGFAESESLIRHQGIHEEGQLFPFLESGKGLQQNTNLTARQRTHTGEKRYKCLECGKTFMLSTTLLIHQRTHTGEKPYICLECGKSFMRSTTLIVHKRTHTGEKPYTCLECGKSFMQSKNLIMHQRTHTGEKPYKCLECGKSFIQNSSLTAHQRSHTGEKLYDCSECGKKFTRNANLIIHQLLHTGEKPYKCLECGRSFTLNKRLISHQRIHTDVKPFKCLDCGKTFSHKSNLKRHQRIHTGERQYACSECGETFRQTSNLVRHQRIHTGEKPYTCLDCGRSFRRSADLTCHERIHTGAKPYKCSFCGRSFAAKSSLNGHHKLHTGENTYKCLECGKSFRWSTHLIRHQSVHTGERPYTCWECGKSFSDNGNLLSHQRIHTGECPYKCDECGKSFQMSASLSSHQKIHTGVKPYKCLECGKSFSHHGNLISHQKVHSGEKPYHCFECGKSFKVSTSLTSHQRLHTGEKPYQCSECGKSFSHRTGLSLHQIIHTGEKPFKCQQCGKNFNRSTTLNSHQRIHTGEKPFKCLECGKSFSRSTTLNSHQRIHTGEKPYQCSECGKCFCAKSSLNEHQRLHTGVKPYKCLECGKSFLWNTHLIKHQRIHTGEKPHTCLECGMSFSQRTTLTNHQRIHTGEKPYKCSECGKSYRWSTSLITHNCMHTRGYRVNSDTGESVSIDAQPLVLIKESTQGQNFVSVWSVEGASTGEQS
- the LOC125428701 gene encoding zinc finger protein 883-like isoform X2, translated to MAESDGNVDISGVYGHQRDSESEALGKLVVKNVELEAEENSGNRGGSRVPGAHNQICESNNSGSRHAAETSSQQENQQEKRKNNCPICSKIFSKESNLKRHQRIHTGERQYACSECGETFRQTSNLVRHQRIHTGEKPYTCLDCGRSFRRSADLTCHERIHTGAKPYKCSFCGRSFAAKSSLNGHHKLHTGENTYKCLECGKSFRWSTHLIRHQSVHTGERPYTCWECGKSFSDNGNLLSHQRIHTGECPYKCDECGKSFQMSASLSSHQKIHTGVKPYKCLECGKSFSHHGNLISHQKVHSGEKPYHCFECGKSFKVSTSLTSHQRLHTGEKPYQCSECGKSFSHRTGLSLHQIIHTGEKPFKCQQCGKNFNRSTTLNSHQRIHTGEKPFKCLECGKSFSRSTTLNSHQRIHTGEKPYQCSECGKCFCAKSSLNEHQRLHTGVKPYKCLECGKSFLWNTHLIKHQRIHTGEKPHTCLECGMSFSQRTTLTNHQRIHTGEKPYKCSECGKSYRWSTSLITHNCMHTRGYRVNSDTGESVSIDAQPLVLIKESTQGQNFSP